The Pseudarthrobacter sulfonivorans genome includes a window with the following:
- a CDS encoding MepB family protein, with the protein MSGVQVHPDVAMVMRVLGDLGLVCSPAKVEADNAEYGAAISEIRRSPVRFRVGKLTPTKVGLFVTVWRRSLDGSTEPLPAEEYSDVLVICVREDSRVGAFAFPKAALVKHGVVSVGGAGGKRGFRVYPPWSATTNRQAKKSQQWQCNYFFEMADGSAINPQRAIRLFVAA; encoded by the coding sequence ATGTCTGGTGTTCAGGTCCATCCGGATGTCGCCATGGTGATGAGGGTTCTCGGCGACCTCGGCCTCGTCTGTTCCCCCGCCAAAGTCGAGGCCGACAACGCTGAGTACGGTGCCGCGATCTCAGAAATCCGTCGGTCTCCGGTTCGCTTCAGGGTCGGAAAGCTGACCCCGACGAAGGTGGGCTTGTTCGTGACAGTGTGGCGGCGCTCTCTCGATGGGTCGACCGAACCTCTGCCTGCGGAGGAGTACAGCGACGTGCTGGTGATCTGCGTGCGGGAGGATTCCCGAGTCGGAGCATTCGCGTTTCCGAAGGCGGCGCTCGTCAAGCATGGCGTCGTGTCCGTGGGCGGCGCCGGAGGCAAGCGAGGGTTCCGCGTCTATCCGCCGTGGTCAGCTACGACGAATCGGCAGGCGAAAAAATCCCAGCAGTGGCAGTGTAATTACTTCTTCGAGATGGCTGACGGATCCGCCATCAATCCGCAGCGAGCCATTCGACTCTTCGTTGCGGCCTAA
- a CDS encoding RidA family protein: MLQSSVVHTPDAPGLPVLSQAVATDQFVLTSGQVGLDPVEGAVPESFTEEVGQACRNLQAVLRAGNCSLADVVRTFCVLTDASQLAEFNAEYILWFPGDKPARTTIVAGLVGPFRVEIEATALKNDG; this comes from the coding sequence TTGCTGCAATCAAGTGTTGTTCACACGCCTGACGCCCCGGGGCTGCCCGTGCTGTCCCAGGCCGTCGCTACTGACCAGTTCGTCCTGACATCTGGGCAGGTTGGTCTTGACCCCGTCGAAGGGGCGGTGCCGGAGTCCTTCACGGAGGAAGTCGGGCAGGCCTGCCGCAACCTCCAGGCAGTCCTCCGGGCAGGAAACTGTTCCCTGGCGGACGTGGTCCGGACATTTTGTGTTCTGACCGATGCCAGCCAGCTTGCCGAATTCAACGCCGAATACATCCTCTGGTTTCCGGGAGACAAGCCGGCCCGCACCACGATCGTGGCTGGCCTCGTCGGACCCTTCAGGGTCGAAATCGAGGCCACGGCCCTGAAAAACGACGGATGA
- the mmsB gene encoding multiple monosaccharide ABC transporter permease — MSALRESLGFLTSRLRQVGIFVALILIVLLFQILTNGILLEPQNVTNLVVQNSYILILAIGMVMVIIAGHIDLSVGSIAGFIGAVAGVMMVHWGWAWWLAIPACLLVGALVGAWQGYWIAYVGIPAFIVTLAGMLIFRGLTLITLKNQQITPFPAELRALGGGFLPDISGGTSVLEWLTVILGVGATVALLIQALKERRIRKKFDLENEPMAWFATKTTFVALLMLIITFLLASYRGTPIVLIVLAVLVIVYTALMNNSVFGRHTYAIGGNLHAAELSGVKTKAVTFRLFVNMGVLAALAGLVFTARLNSAQPAGGTGFELDSIAAAFIGGAAVQGGIGTVAGAMIGGLIMGVLNNGMSILGLGTDYQQLIKGLVLLLAVGFDIFNKNRSGGGGSTIGKRFKLRTSPPATSESQAPAGTTDQAKDRPVPVSAVKPE, encoded by the coding sequence ATGTCCGCCCTACGAGAATCCCTCGGCTTCCTGACAAGCCGCCTCCGGCAGGTTGGCATCTTCGTTGCCCTGATCCTGATCGTCCTGCTGTTCCAGATACTGACCAACGGCATCCTGCTGGAGCCCCAGAACGTCACCAACCTGGTGGTCCAGAACAGCTACATCCTCATCCTCGCCATCGGCATGGTGATGGTGATTATTGCCGGCCACATCGACCTCTCGGTGGGATCGATCGCCGGGTTCATCGGTGCCGTCGCCGGCGTCATGATGGTCCACTGGGGATGGGCCTGGTGGCTGGCCATCCCCGCCTGCCTCCTGGTGGGAGCGCTCGTCGGCGCCTGGCAGGGATACTGGATCGCCTATGTCGGCATCCCGGCGTTCATCGTCACGCTGGCAGGCATGCTGATCTTCCGCGGCCTCACCCTGATCACCCTGAAGAACCAGCAGATCACCCCGTTCCCGGCCGAACTCCGCGCCCTCGGCGGCGGCTTCCTCCCGGACATCTCCGGGGGAACATCGGTGCTGGAATGGCTGACCGTCATCCTGGGCGTGGGTGCCACTGTTGCACTGCTCATCCAGGCACTCAAGGAACGCCGCATCCGCAAGAAGTTCGACCTCGAAAACGAACCCATGGCCTGGTTCGCCACCAAGACCACGTTCGTCGCCCTGCTCATGCTGATCATCACGTTCCTCCTCGCCAGCTACCGGGGCACGCCGATCGTCCTGATAGTGCTGGCCGTCCTGGTCATCGTGTACACGGCGCTCATGAACAACAGCGTCTTTGGCCGCCACACCTACGCGATCGGCGGAAACCTGCATGCCGCGGAGCTGTCCGGCGTCAAGACCAAAGCCGTCACCTTCCGGCTCTTCGTCAACATGGGCGTACTGGCGGCCCTGGCAGGGCTGGTGTTCACGGCGAGGCTCAACTCGGCACAGCCAGCCGGCGGCACCGGCTTCGAACTCGACTCCATCGCCGCTGCATTCATCGGCGGCGCGGCCGTCCAGGGCGGCATCGGCACGGTGGCCGGCGCCATGATCGGTGGCCTGATCATGGGCGTGCTGAACAACGGCATGTCCATCCTGGGCCTCGGCACTGACTATCAGCAGCTCATCAAGGGCCTGGTCCTCCTGCTGGCGGTCGGCTTCGATATCTTCAACAAAAACCGCAGCGGTGGCGGCGGCAGCACCATCGGGAAGCGTTTCAAGCTCAGGACCTCCCCGCCGGCCACTTCGGAATCCCAGGCACCCGCAGGGACGACGGACCAAGCCAAGGACCGCCCGGTCCCCGTTTCCGCAGTCAAGCCTGAATAA
- a CDS encoding CPBP family intramembrane glutamic endopeptidase: MRRSTGWLRHHRLLAFFVLTYAISWASWPAYASGLIPRMEFLPIGPLAAAIIVIALAEGRPGFLAWGRRLIRWRVGWVWYAVALLLPAVLVLVTGLITMALGASAPGLAQLTWSGLLTVFAVRLVNPMDGPLGEEPGFRGYALPLLQASRPPLLSAAILGVLVAMWHLPLVLFGGLSLIGLPTTFAITFLYVWLFNRTGGSVLLTLLFHNSQGTFTTGSFGFAGAGAGRAELIYFVVVVLAVLATVALDRRAWRKAPRPATAVGRFSFRRRPR, from the coding sequence ATGCGCCGTTCCACTGGCTGGCTAAGGCACCACAGGCTTTTGGCATTCTTTGTCCTGACTTACGCGATTTCCTGGGCATCGTGGCCCGCTTACGCGTCAGGGCTGATTCCCCGCATGGAATTCCTGCCGATAGGCCCGCTTGCTGCGGCCATTATCGTCATCGCCCTGGCCGAGGGCCGCCCTGGCTTCCTTGCCTGGGGACGGCGACTCATCCGGTGGCGCGTCGGGTGGGTCTGGTACGCCGTCGCGCTTCTCCTCCCCGCCGTCCTTGTCCTGGTCACGGGGCTCATCACCATGGCGCTCGGGGCCTCCGCTCCGGGCCTCGCACAGCTGACGTGGAGCGGGCTGCTTACCGTCTTCGCCGTCCGGCTGGTCAATCCGATGGACGGACCACTGGGCGAAGAACCCGGGTTCCGCGGCTACGCCCTGCCGCTGCTTCAGGCATCCCGTCCGCCGCTGCTGTCCGCAGCCATTCTCGGCGTCCTCGTGGCCATGTGGCACCTGCCGCTGGTCCTCTTTGGCGGGCTAAGCCTGATCGGCCTGCCGACGACGTTCGCCATCACTTTCCTCTACGTGTGGCTTTTCAACCGCACAGGCGGCAGCGTCCTGCTGACGCTCCTGTTCCACAACAGCCAGGGCACCTTCACGACGGGTTCCTTCGGCTTCGCCGGCGCCGGCGCCGGCCGCGCGGAGCTGATCTACTTCGTGGTCGTCGTCCTCGCGGTTCTGGCCACTGTGGCGCTGGACCGCCGGGCCTGGCGCAAGGCACCCCGCCCGGCCACCGCCGTCGGGCGTTTCTCCTTCAGGAGGCGTCCCAGGTGA
- the mmsA gene encoding multiple monosaccharide ABC transporter ATP-binding protein, with the protein MNTPILQMRGITKTFPGVKALQDVTLDVNRGEVHAICGENGAGKSTLMKVLSGVYPHNSFDGDILFENEPCNFSSINDSEKRGIVIIHQELALSPYLSIAENIYLGNEQAKNGWVDWRKTNLEAAKLLARVGLSENPITPVQHISVGKQQLVEIAKALSKEVKLLILDEPTAALNDEDSGHLLDLILHLKGQGITSIIISHKLNEIRRVADAVTIIRDGKTIETLRLDEGQITQERIIRGMVGRDLESLYPDRDPKIGEEVLRIEDWSVRHPQDHTRMVVHNASLNVRKGEVVGLAGLMGAGRTELAMSVFGRTYGTAVSGKVYKYGKEINTSTVSQAIGHGIAYATEDRKHYGLNLIEDIQRNISMAALRKLVKGGWVDKNRETVVANGYRTSMNIKAPSVAAITGKLSGGNQQKVVLSKWMFSDPDVLILDEPTRGIDVGAKFEIYTIIARLAAEGKAVIVISSELPELLGICDRIYTLSAGHITGEVPIAEASQETLMHYMTKEKE; encoded by the coding sequence ATGAACACACCCATTCTTCAAATGCGAGGAATCACCAAAACCTTTCCGGGCGTGAAGGCCCTGCAGGATGTCACCCTTGACGTGAACCGTGGCGAGGTCCACGCCATTTGCGGAGAGAACGGGGCGGGCAAGTCCACCCTGATGAAAGTCCTGTCCGGGGTCTACCCGCACAACTCCTTCGACGGGGACATCCTTTTCGAAAACGAGCCCTGTAACTTCTCCAGCATCAACGACAGCGAGAAACGCGGCATCGTCATCATCCACCAGGAGCTCGCCCTGAGCCCCTACCTCTCGATCGCCGAAAACATCTACCTCGGAAACGAGCAGGCCAAGAACGGCTGGGTGGACTGGCGGAAGACCAACCTGGAGGCCGCCAAGCTGCTGGCCAGGGTGGGCCTGAGCGAAAACCCCATCACACCGGTCCAGCACATCAGCGTGGGCAAGCAGCAGTTGGTGGAAATCGCCAAGGCGCTCTCGAAGGAAGTCAAGCTCCTCATCCTGGACGAGCCCACCGCTGCGCTCAACGACGAGGACTCCGGCCACCTCCTGGACCTGATCCTGCATCTGAAGGGCCAGGGCATCACCAGCATCATCATCAGCCACAAACTCAACGAAATCCGCAGAGTCGCAGACGCCGTCACCATCATCCGCGACGGCAAAACCATCGAGACGCTCCGGCTCGATGAAGGCCAGATCACGCAGGAACGGATTATCCGCGGCATGGTGGGCCGGGACCTGGAAAGCCTCTACCCGGACCGGGACCCGAAGATCGGGGAGGAAGTCCTGCGGATCGAGGACTGGTCCGTCAGGCACCCCCAGGACCACACACGCATGGTGGTGCACAACGCCAGCCTCAACGTCCGCAAGGGCGAAGTGGTGGGCCTCGCAGGCCTGATGGGAGCGGGCCGGACCGAGCTGGCCATGAGCGTTTTCGGACGCACTTACGGCACGGCGGTGTCCGGGAAGGTGTACAAGTACGGCAAGGAAATCAACACCTCCACGGTGTCTCAGGCGATCGGGCACGGGATCGCGTATGCCACCGAAGACCGGAAGCACTACGGCCTGAACCTCATTGAGGATATCCAGCGGAACATCTCCATGGCCGCGCTCCGCAAGCTGGTCAAGGGCGGCTGGGTGGACAAGAACCGGGAAACGGTGGTGGCCAACGGCTACCGCACGAGCATGAACATCAAGGCGCCCTCAGTTGCTGCCATCACCGGCAAACTGTCCGGCGGAAACCAGCAGAAGGTGGTGCTAAGCAAGTGGATGTTCTCGGACCCGGACGTGCTGATCCTCGATGAGCCCACCCGCGGGATCGACGTCGGCGCCAAATTCGAGATCTACACGATCATCGCCAGGCTCGCGGCGGAGGGAAAAGCTGTCATTGTCATCTCCTCGGAACTGCCCGAACTCCTCGGCATCTGCGACAGGATCTACACCCTGTCGGCCGGCCATATCACCGGCGAGGTGCCCATCGCCGAAGCATCCCAGGAAACCCTCATGCACTACATGACCAAAGAGAAGGAATAG
- a CDS encoding FAD-dependent oxidoreductase, whose translation MNTPLPAVVVVGAGVIGLTTALVAARAGHSVTVVAAEGPEETVSSVAAAIWAPYHAEPASWIEPWAATTFEALAEIAATTPDAGVQMREGVVVHRAGTAPLPWPATVAGNRHARADELPDGATGGMVCTVPIATMSMYLPWLQQQCTSLGVTWEWRAVQSLAEVAREDTVVVLATGLQSHGLHHDDGLYPVRGQVARVGNTSVKQWIIDDANPAGSTYVIPRVDEVICGGTAEIGATSLLPERATEHRILDAALKLSPALAGGKFLGSRVGLRPGRHLIRLELRDEEDGPVIHSYGHGGSGVTVSWGVAYATLALIGKAAPPSSSQQGTVTRPL comes from the coding sequence ATGAACACCCCACTTCCTGCGGTGGTTGTGGTGGGTGCCGGCGTCATTGGCCTCACCACGGCACTTGTGGCAGCGCGGGCGGGCCACAGCGTCACGGTCGTGGCTGCGGAAGGCCCCGAAGAGACGGTTTCCTCGGTGGCCGCCGCGATCTGGGCCCCCTACCATGCAGAGCCAGCCTCGTGGATTGAACCCTGGGCGGCCACTACCTTCGAGGCACTCGCCGAAATTGCTGCCACGACGCCGGACGCAGGCGTGCAGATGCGTGAAGGAGTCGTCGTTCACCGTGCGGGAACCGCGCCGCTGCCGTGGCCGGCGACTGTTGCCGGCAACCGACATGCCCGTGCGGACGAGTTGCCGGATGGGGCCACCGGCGGGATGGTCTGCACCGTGCCGATCGCCACCATGTCCATGTACCTGCCGTGGCTGCAGCAGCAGTGCACGTCGCTGGGAGTGACGTGGGAATGGCGTGCGGTACAGTCCCTCGCCGAAGTGGCCCGCGAAGACACGGTGGTTGTCCTGGCAACGGGGCTGCAAAGCCATGGCCTGCACCATGACGACGGCCTCTACCCTGTCCGCGGGCAGGTCGCCCGCGTCGGGAACACGTCGGTAAAGCAGTGGATCATCGACGACGCAAACCCCGCCGGATCCACCTATGTCATCCCTCGCGTCGATGAGGTGATCTGCGGCGGAACCGCCGAGATTGGAGCAACGAGCCTGCTGCCGGAACGGGCAACCGAGCACAGAATCCTGGACGCTGCCCTGAAGTTATCCCCGGCTCTCGCGGGCGGAAAGTTTCTGGGCAGCAGGGTTGGACTGCGCCCCGGGCGGCACCTCATTCGCCTGGAACTCCGGGACGAAGAGGACGGCCCGGTCATACACAGCTACGGTCACGGCGGTTCCGGCGTGACAGTTTCCTGGGGCGTCGCCTACGCAACCCTGGCTCTGATCGGCAAGGCGGCGCCGCCGTCGTCGTCGCAACAGGGAACGGTGACGCGGCCCCTCTAA
- a CDS encoding glucosamine-6-phosphate deaminase — protein sequence MEIFVVPTASATGSVAAGILAAVIRSKPDAVLGVATGGSPLPIYAALANHRLDMSSVRAFALDEYVGLPAGHPESYAEVVRREVTGRLHLDPANVAVPDGSAADPEAAAADYDAAIAGVGGVDVQILGIGHNGHLAFNEPGSALDSRTRVEVLTERTREANARYFSTPEEVPLRCITQGLGTILEARHLLLVVNGADKAGILAAALNGPVTADCPGSVLQLHPHVTVVADEAAASQLAQGSGQVAVRVSGAAASV from the coding sequence GTGGAAATTTTCGTTGTGCCTACCGCCTCAGCCACCGGTTCCGTAGCCGCCGGGATCCTCGCTGCCGTCATTCGCAGCAAGCCCGACGCCGTCCTGGGCGTGGCCACGGGCGGATCGCCGCTGCCCATCTACGCGGCGCTCGCCAACCACCGGCTCGACATGTCCTCCGTCCGTGCCTTCGCCCTCGACGAGTACGTGGGCCTGCCCGCCGGACATCCCGAAAGCTACGCCGAAGTTGTCCGGCGCGAAGTGACTGGGCGGCTGCATCTGGATCCTGCCAACGTTGCCGTGCCGGACGGAAGCGCCGCGGACCCCGAGGCCGCAGCCGCTGACTACGACGCCGCCATTGCCGGCGTTGGCGGCGTCGACGTGCAGATCCTCGGCATCGGCCACAACGGCCACCTGGCCTTCAACGAGCCCGGCTCCGCCCTGGACTCCCGGACCCGCGTGGAAGTCCTCACGGAACGCACCCGCGAGGCGAACGCCCGCTACTTCAGCACCCCGGAAGAAGTGCCGCTCCGCTGCATCACGCAGGGTCTGGGCACCATCTTGGAAGCCCGCCACCTCCTGCTGGTGGTCAACGGCGCGGACAAGGCCGGCATCCTGGCCGCCGCCCTCAACGGGCCCGTCACCGCTGACTGCCCGGGGTCGGTCCTGCAGCTGCACCCGCACGTGACGGTGGTGGCTGACGAAGCCGCAGCCTCGCAGCTGGCGCAGGGGAGCGGGCAGGTCGCCGTGCGCGTGTCCGGGGCGGCCGCGAGCGTCTAG
- a CDS encoding MBL fold metallo-hydrolase — protein sequence MLKEVAEGVLVHESEFIQSNSVVVQGRDGVLLVDPGITVDEMAALANDLRELGQPVVAGFSTHPDWDHVLWHANFGDVPRYGTARCAASIQDLLSNVDWKARIAEGLPPEYAEDIPMDLLGLITGLPADTAQIPWDGPTVRIIEHQAHAPGHAALLIEERGVLVAGDMLSDILMPFLDLEVANPIEDYLAALRLFDSVADDVDAVIPGHGSVGGAEQLRARIKQDRAYVQALRDGGVTDDARVGPSATLDWLPDVHRWQLQRLAQREQNETPE from the coding sequence ATGCTGAAGGAAGTCGCTGAGGGCGTTCTGGTTCACGAGAGCGAGTTCATCCAGAGTAATTCCGTTGTCGTGCAGGGCCGGGACGGTGTGTTGCTCGTCGACCCCGGTATAACGGTCGACGAAATGGCGGCCCTCGCGAACGACCTCCGCGAGTTGGGCCAGCCCGTCGTGGCAGGCTTCTCGACGCATCCTGATTGGGACCACGTGCTCTGGCACGCGAACTTCGGCGACGTGCCCCGTTACGGTACAGCCCGCTGTGCGGCCTCTATCCAAGATTTGCTGTCGAACGTGGATTGGAAGGCCCGCATAGCCGAGGGGCTCCCGCCGGAGTACGCCGAGGATATCCCGATGGATCTGCTCGGTCTCATTACCGGTCTGCCCGCCGATACTGCGCAGATTCCTTGGGATGGCCCCACAGTCCGGATCATTGAGCATCAGGCCCATGCCCCAGGCCATGCGGCGCTGTTGATCGAGGAGCGCGGCGTCCTCGTCGCCGGCGACATGCTTTCTGACATCCTGATGCCGTTCCTCGACCTCGAGGTCGCGAATCCGATCGAGGACTACCTCGCCGCGTTGCGACTGTTTGACAGCGTGGCCGACGACGTTGATGCCGTCATCCCCGGTCACGGCTCAGTCGGCGGAGCTGAGCAGCTACGAGCCCGTATCAAACAGGATCGCGCGTACGTGCAGGCCCTGCGAGACGGTGGTGTTACTGACGACGCGCGGGTCGGTCCATCGGCCACGTTGGATTGGCTGCCCGACGTGCATAGATGGCAACTCCAGAGGCTCGCCCAAAGAGAACAGAACGAGACGCCCGAATAG
- a CDS encoding alpha/beta fold hydrolase, giving the protein MECRINEALVHYVEHGVGVPLVALHGAGVDHREIEAAIEAIVPDTRYRRIYPDLPGMGLSTADGLTCNDDVVTLLGDFIDHLGAGPVMLLGHSYGAYLARGVAARRPDTVLGLALLCPVAERSRSVPGHEVVRQDADAYDELDPAQRAGFEDYFVLRTQATARRYRDRVAPSTALVDEAALGRIFAGWTVDVGSTAFSAPTLVVAGRRDSVVGYADAAELLECYPHATLAVIEDAGHALMHERPELLAALFGDWLDRARPEDE; this is encoded by the coding sequence ATGGAGTGCCGGATCAACGAAGCCCTGGTCCATTACGTCGAGCATGGCGTCGGCGTGCCGCTCGTGGCGTTGCACGGCGCCGGTGTTGATCATCGCGAGATCGAGGCGGCGATCGAGGCCATCGTTCCCGACACGCGATACCGGCGGATCTATCCGGATCTGCCGGGGATGGGCCTCTCGACGGCCGACGGCCTGACCTGCAACGACGATGTGGTGACGCTGCTCGGCGATTTCATCGATCACCTGGGCGCGGGACCGGTGATGCTGCTCGGGCACTCTTACGGCGCCTACCTGGCTCGTGGAGTGGCCGCACGGCGACCAGACACTGTGCTCGGTCTGGCGTTGTTGTGCCCCGTCGCCGAGCGGTCGCGAAGCGTGCCTGGCCACGAGGTGGTCCGCCAGGACGCCGACGCGTACGACGAACTCGACCCTGCACAGCGGGCGGGGTTCGAGGACTACTTTGTCTTGCGCACACAGGCCACGGCTCGCCGGTACCGCGACCGCGTTGCGCCGAGTACGGCGCTTGTGGACGAGGCTGCGCTGGGGCGCATCTTCGCCGGGTGGACGGTGGACGTCGGGTCGACCGCGTTCTCTGCGCCGACCTTGGTCGTGGCGGGACGACGCGATTCGGTCGTCGGGTATGCCGACGCGGCCGAATTGCTCGAGTGCTACCCGCACGCCACCCTGGCTGTCATCGAGGACGCCGGCCATGCGCTCATGCACGAGCGGCCCGAACTACTCGCAGCGTTGTTCGGCGACTGGCTCGATCGAGCTCGACCAGAAGACGAGTGA
- a CDS encoding ABC transporter substrate-binding protein produces the protein MKKLTTALSLVAVAGALLTSGCANNPAAEASKPSENAPGAVAPSTPIATTTDDRIAALLPQSIRDKGEIKAAGNIPYPPYTMYDTDSKPTGFDYDLSQALGQKLGIPVSFNQQAFSTIIPSLLSKKFDVILSAMNDTPERQKTLNFVDYTHGGFIILVKSGNPDGVKALLDVCGKTVSVQKATVQGELLRGLETQCKEKGHDGVQVLELPTDLDAQTALRAGKSQAYVVDAPVAEYVVKTAGDGKAFELVRDAEFPAGYLPVFSGMGNLNTDPEFTEALRAAFQALIDDGTYKKILDRYSLTSYAVDSAAVNQGK, from the coding sequence ATGAAAAAACTCACCACCGCCCTGTCCCTCGTGGCAGTTGCCGGCGCGCTGCTCACCTCGGGCTGCGCGAACAATCCCGCGGCCGAAGCGTCCAAACCCTCCGAAAATGCTCCCGGCGCAGTAGCCCCCAGCACTCCGATCGCGACGACCACAGATGACCGGATAGCGGCGCTGCTGCCCCAGAGCATCCGGGATAAGGGCGAGATCAAGGCGGCGGGCAACATCCCCTACCCGCCCTACACAATGTATGACACGGACAGCAAGCCGACCGGCTTTGACTATGACTTGTCCCAAGCCCTGGGGCAGAAACTCGGCATCCCCGTGTCCTTCAACCAGCAGGCGTTTTCCACCATCATCCCGTCTCTGCTGTCGAAGAAGTTCGACGTCATCCTCAGTGCCATGAATGACACGCCGGAACGGCAGAAGACCCTCAACTTCGTTGACTACACGCACGGCGGTTTCATCATCCTGGTCAAGAGCGGCAACCCCGACGGTGTTAAGGCCCTCCTGGATGTGTGCGGCAAGACCGTATCGGTGCAGAAGGCAACGGTCCAGGGAGAACTCCTGCGGGGACTCGAAACCCAGTGCAAGGAAAAGGGCCACGACGGGGTCCAGGTCCTGGAATTGCCGACGGATCTGGACGCCCAGACGGCCCTGCGCGCGGGCAAGAGCCAGGCCTATGTGGTGGATGCGCCGGTAGCCGAGTACGTGGTCAAAACCGCCGGCGACGGCAAGGCTTTCGAGCTGGTCCGCGACGCCGAGTTCCCGGCCGGCTACTTGCCGGTGTTCAGCGGCATGGGCAACCTCAACACGGATCCGGAATTCACCGAGGCATTGCGGGCAGCCTTTCAGGCCCTGATTGACGACGGAACGTACAAAAAGATCCTGGACCGGTACTCGTTGACGTCCTACGCGGTGGATTCGGCCGCCGTCAACCAGGGAAAGTAG
- the chvE gene encoding multiple monosaccharide ABC transporter substrate-binding protein yields MRIRKFLGAVAVVLAVTVGATGCGSRGGTATPEAAANPSESLVGISMPTQTSERWIADGGNVEKSLKGLGYKTDLQFANDDIPTQVSQIENMLTKGAKALIVAAIDGTTLTDVLAKAKEQNVKVIAYDRLINGTPNVDFYTTFDNYTVGVQQATSLLTGLGLVDASGKKVEGKGPFNVELFAGSPDDNNANFFWTGAMDTLKPYLDAGTLKVPSGQTKFEQAAILRWQAPVAQKRMEDILTAAYSSGTKLDGVLSPYDGLSIGIISALTSTGGYAKGDLPVVTGQDAEKGSVKSIIAGEQYSTIFKDTRQLGSQAVKMVDALLKGQEPEVNDTKTYNNKVKVVPAYLLKSLIITAENYKKELIDSGYYTDADVK; encoded by the coding sequence GTGAGAATTAGGAAATTCCTGGGCGCCGTCGCCGTCGTCCTCGCAGTCACTGTGGGTGCCACAGGGTGCGGAAGCCGGGGCGGAACAGCCACCCCGGAAGCCGCTGCGAATCCCAGTGAATCCCTGGTGGGTATTTCGATGCCCACCCAGACGTCCGAGCGTTGGATCGCCGATGGCGGAAACGTGGAAAAGTCCTTGAAGGGACTTGGTTACAAGACTGACCTGCAGTTCGCCAACGACGATATCCCCACGCAGGTATCGCAGATCGAGAACATGCTGACCAAGGGTGCCAAGGCGCTCATTGTCGCCGCCATCGACGGCACCACCCTGACCGATGTGCTGGCCAAGGCGAAGGAGCAGAACGTCAAGGTCATCGCCTACGACCGCCTCATCAACGGCACGCCGAACGTTGATTTCTACACCACGTTCGATAACTACACGGTGGGTGTGCAGCAGGCAACGTCGCTGCTGACCGGGCTGGGCCTGGTTGATGCCAGCGGCAAGAAGGTGGAGGGCAAGGGCCCGTTCAACGTTGAGCTTTTCGCCGGCAGCCCGGATGACAACAACGCCAACTTCTTCTGGACCGGCGCCATGGACACGCTGAAGCCGTACCTGGACGCCGGAACCCTCAAGGTCCCCAGCGGCCAAACCAAGTTCGAGCAGGCAGCCATCCTGCGCTGGCAGGCCCCCGTTGCCCAGAAGCGGATGGAGGACATCCTCACCGCGGCCTACAGCTCCGGGACCAAGCTCGACGGTGTGCTCTCCCCCTATGACGGCCTCTCCATCGGCATCATCTCGGCCCTGACCAGCACCGGCGGCTACGCCAAGGGTGACCTGCCGGTCGTCACGGGCCAGGACGCTGAGAAGGGCTCCGTGAAGTCCATCATCGCCGGTGAGCAGTACTCCACCATCTTCAAGGACACCCGCCAGCTGGGTTCCCAGGCCGTGAAGATGGTCGACGCCCTGCTGAAGGGCCAGGAGCCGGAGGTCAACGACACCAAGACCTACAACAACAAGGTCAAGGTGGTTCCGGCCTACCTGCTCAAGTCCCTGATCATCACTGCGGAAAACTACAAGAAGGAACTCATCGACTCCGGCTACTACACCGACGCCGACGTCAAGTAA